The genomic window GCGAATTTAAAATTTTACGCCCCGGGTATTTTTACTGGCGAACACTGCCTCCGTACGAGCAAATAATTGTTTCTAACCCAGACACCATCTCGGTGTACGACCCAGATTTAGAGCAAGTAAGTATTTATCAATCTGAAAAAATGCGTAATAGCCCCGCAAGTATTCTTTCGGGCAACCGAAGTGCGATAGAAAAGCAGTTTAAAGTAACCAAAAGCGGTGCGAGTAACGATAAAAAAAGCACCAGCTTTGAGTTAAGTTATTTAGATACTGCAAATGCCGATTTTAAGAAGTTGACTGTTACTTTCAAGAAAGACCAGCTTGCGTCAATTGTTATGCACGATATGCTCGATCAAGTTACATCTATTACTTTCGGTAAAGT from Saccharophagus degradans 2-40 includes these protein-coding regions:
- the lolA gene encoding outer membrane lipoprotein chaperone LolA codes for the protein MRLTKVCLVAVTMLVATVVRADDIDALIGKLDQFNTVSGKAMQVITSADGEEIQKTESEFKILRPGYFYWRTLPPYEQIIVSNPDTISVYDPDLEQVSIYQSEKMRNSPASILSGNRSAIEKQFKVTKSGASNDKKSTSFELSYLDTANADFKKLTVTFKKDQLASIVMHDMLDQVTSITFGKVNTKAALTPAQFEFTPPAGVDVIIE